The Salinirubellus salinus genome segment ATCGGTAGCATTGTGCTGGAAGGTGAACGCTGGCGTGCTCGTTGGGTCGCTAAACGTCCCCACATCCAGTTGAGAGCCTACATTGACACCCGCCGCTTTATTACTATCGATCGCATTCCCGATAGCGATATCCAACTCGTCGTTGGTGTTGGTCGAGACGATGTTGCTGGTTCCTGGGCTGAGAGTCAGAAATGCGCTCGCACTCCCGTCACCCTCAACACCAATTGATGCCTCACGCGTCAGCGTGAAACTGTTGTACGCCGCCGCGGTCAGCCCGGACGGGACGAGCACTGCACCACTGGCACCGAGGCCGTACAGGAGCTTTCTTCGTCGCATGAACCTCTCTACACCGAGAAATCACATATAACTCAGTCAGACACTTCACGTTCTGAAAACACCCTAACATATTGCGGCGCTCTAGCACGGTCTGGCCGTGCCGGAAGCGATAGGCCTTAGCCACACCCTCTGCTACCACCGAATGCGCGCCAAGGGAGCTTGGGCGGTTCAAGTGCTCGACTTGTAATCGAGAATTCGTGGGTTCGAATCCCACCCTTGGCTTGCGAGGGTCGAGCGCCAGCGAGACCCTCGATGTCACGAACGGCGAGCGGAGCGAGCCGTGAGTCTGCTGCGAGCGCTAGCGAGCAGAGAGCCACGCGTGGGATTCGAAGCCCACCATCTAGCGACCCACCCACACACTTTTGCCCACGGTCTGAAACCCACACGACAGGACCAACCATGGGAGCGACGCAGGAGACGGCGGCCGGGGAGGGGACGAACCGTGCCGGCGAGTCACCGGAGGTCGAGAGCCAGCCGACGACGGTCACCGAGGAGACGTCCGTCACCGAGGAGGGGACGGAACTGGAGCGGTCCATCGGCCTCGTCGGGGGCCTCTCCATCGGCGTGGGGACGATGATCGGCGCCGGGATCTTCGTGTTTCCGGGGCTGGCGGCCGGCCGGGCCGGACCCGCCGCGGCGGGGTCGTTCGCCATCGGCGCCGTGGTGGCGCTGCTGGTCGCGCTCCCGACCTCGGAGTTGGCGACGGCGATGCCGAAGTCGGGCGGGGGGTACTACTTCGTCTCGCGGGCGCTCGGCGCACTACCGGGAGCGGTGGTGGGGCTGAGCATCTGGCTGGGGCTGGTGTTCGCGACGGCGTTCTACCTCGTCGGGTTCGGCAACTACGCGGCGGCGGTCTTGGCCGAGGCGGGGGTGTCGGTCGGCGCTTCGGGCGTCGTCGTCCCGCTGGCGCTCGTCTCGGCCGTGTTGCTCACCGCGCTGAACCTCGTGGGGACGGAGAACGCCGCGCGCCTCCAGAACTACGTCGTCGGCCTGCTGTTGACCATCCTCGTGTTCTTCCTCGGGTACGGCGGACTGGACGCGCTGGGCGTGTTCGGCCGCACGAGGGTGCCCGAGCAGTTCCTCCCGTTCGGACCGATGCCGATGTTCACCACCGCGGCGCTCGTGTTCACCTCGTACCTCGGGTTCGCACAGGTGGCGACCGTCGCGGGCGACATCAAGCAGCCGGGACGGAACCTCCCGCTGGCGATGGTGGGGTCGGTGCTCCTCGTCGGCGTGCTGTACGTCTCGACCATCTTCGTCGCCACCAGCGCGTTCGCGGCGTCGACGCTCTCCGGGTTCGGCGAGACGGCCATCGTCGAGGTGGCCCGCGCGTTCGGCGGCGGCTCCGGCGCCATCGCCATCCTCGTCGCGGGGTTGCTGGCGACGCTGTCGAGCGCGAACGCTTCCGTCCTCGCCACGTCGCGGGCGCTGTTCGCGGTCAGCAAGGACGCCGTCGTCCCACGCCGCGCCAGTCGGATGAACCTCCGATACGGGACGCCGCACGTCGCGCTCGTGCTGGGCGCGGGGCCGGTGCTGGTGCTGGTGTCGCTGAACCGCGTGGAGGTGCTGGCGGAGGTGGCCTCGTTCCTCCACCTCGTGATGTACGGACTGATGTGCGTGGCGCTGATCGTGATGCGGCGCGACGAACCGGAGTGGTACGACCCGGCGTTCCGGGTCCCCGCCTACCCGGTGGTGGCAGGTCTCGGTGCCGTGGCGAGCTTCGGCCTGCTCGCGTTCATGCAGTTGACCTCGCAGGTGGTCGGCGTCGTGGTGATGCTCGCGGCGGCCGGGTGGTACCGCTACTACGCGAACGACGTCTCGCTGAAGGGGGTGATCTGATGGCCAACGGCCCAGAGGGTGACCTCTCCATCCGCGAACCGCCGAAGGTGCTCGTCCCCGTGCGGGTCCTGGAGGGGCAGACACTCCCGGCGTCGCTGGTCGAGTTCCTCGCGCCGGCGGACGTGGTGGTGCTCGGCTACCACGTCCTGCCCGAACAGACGCCGACCGAGCAGGCGAGCATGCAGTACGAGGAGCGCGCGCAGTCCGCCGTCGAGGACATCGTCACCGAGTTCCGGGAGGCCGGGCGCGAGCCCGAGACGCGCGTCGTCTTCACCCACGACCGGGACCAGACGGTCGACCGGGTCGCCGCGGAGGTGGACGCCACGGCCGTGCTGTTGCCGAACCCGACCGGTGAGATAACGGACGTGCTGGTGGCTCTGCGTGGCGTCGTCGACACCGGCCGGCTCGCGGACCTCGTCGCGACGCTCCTCCACGGTGGCGAGGGGCGGGTGACGCTGTGGGGGCTCGACACCGGCGGGTCGTTCGAGGCCGACGCGGCCGTCGAACACGCCCGTGACACGCTGGAGCGCCGTGGACTCGGGGCCGACCGTATCACGGGCGAGACGACGCAGACCGAACAGCCCGTCGTGGACATCGTCGGCCGCTCGGCCGCGTTCGACGTGGTTGTGATGGGCGAGGGTGGCGAGGGGCTCCTCTCGGTCCTGCTGGGTGAGGACGCCGAGCGGGTCGCAGAGGGCGCCGTCGCGCCGGTGCTGGTCGTCCGCCCACGACCGGACCCGACGGCGGAGTGACGCCTCTCGGGCGGCAGCGGACACCCGAGCGATGGGGCGTACGCTCGGGAGGTTGGAGATGCCGGCGCAACTGGTGCATCAGGCTTGGAATTGATTACCCCGTTCCGCCGGCAACAGGAAACGAGTCGGTGTCCGTTAAAGCTCTTTTGTCATCGGGTCGGTTGGTACTGGCCCTCACGGTGACAGAAAACGGGTTTCCGCGTCGACAGGAACGGTCGTCAGTCGAGGAGCCCATCCAGCAACTGGACCGCGAGTCGCTCGTCGAGCGGGTCGTTCGCGTTCCCACAGTGGGGTGACTGGACGCAGGCCGGGCACCCCGATTCGCAGGGGCACTCGCGTATCATCTCGCGGGTCGTCTCCATCAGGGCCTCGACGTCCTCGTAGCCCGACCGGGCGAGGCCGACGCCGCCGGGGTAGCCGTCGTAGATGAATATCGTCGGGACGCCGGTGTGTGGGTGCATCGGCGTGGACAGCCCGCCCACGTCGCGCCGGTCGCAGAGCACCGTCGTCGGAAACATCGCTATCATCCCGTGTTCGGCGGCGTGGATGCCGCCGTCGAAGTCCCCGCTGGCTGCCACGCTGTCGCGCTCGCCGTCGTCGTGCGCGCTCTCACGCATCGCCGACTCCACGTCGGCCGGGACGGTGAAGTAGAGGCCGCGGGTCCGCAGGCTCGTCTCGGGGACGTCGAGTTCCTCCTCGCCGATGGTCTGGCCGGTGCGGGCGTCCTTGCGCTCGAATCCGGTTATCTGCTTGCGCATCGTCACCTCGGCGAACCGGACCGGCACGTCGTCGCGGGTCGCCAGCCGCTTGCCCGTCAGGTCCCGTTCGACGGTGATGGTCTTGTCGTGGAGCGTCCTGGTGTAGTAGTCCGCCCACGTCGGCTCGAGTTCGGCGACCCGCTGGTCGAGGTTCAGGTCGCGTACCTCGTACTTGCGGCCCTGGTGGTGGTAGACGGCCCCGCGGTGGGCGTCGCGCAGGGCGTCCTCGAACGGGAGTTCGGCGACCACCTCGTCGCGTCGCGTGTCGAGCAGGCGGATCGAGCGGTCGTCGATGGTCCGGAGGTGCACGTCCTGCTGTGGGGCGCCGTCCGTCGTCCACCGGGTGCCGTCGGCCGTGGAGCGCCGCTGGAGGTCACCGGTCGACTCCAGGTGGCTCACGAGGTCGGGGAACGACTCCCCGAACCACCGCTCGTCGTCGGTCGAGAGCCAGTTCTCGCTGGCCGCCGAGCGCACGTGGCCGGGCGCGAGCTGGTCGTTCTCCGGGTTCGTCACCGCCCGTTCGGGGTCGCCCTCGAAGAACGCGTCCGGGTGGCGCATGAAGTACTGGTCCAGCTGGTCCTCGCCGCCGACGAGGACGACGAGCGCTGGGTCCGTGCCACGGCCGGCGCGTCCGGCCTGCTGGAACGCGCTCATCCGCGTGCCGGGGTAGCCGTCCAGTATCACGCAGTCCAGCCCGCCGATGTCGACGCCGAGTTCGAGGGCGTTCGTCGACCACACCCCACGCGTCTCGCCCGACTTCAGCCCTGCCTCGATCTCCGCACGCCGCTCGTCCGTCAGCGCCGCCTGATACGCCCCGACGCCCCGTGCGGCCTCGTGAGCGCCGCGTTTGCGGAGTTCGTCGGCGCTGTCCGTGGCGTAGCGTTCGGCGGTCTGGCGCGACCGGCAGAACACGACCGTCTGGTAGCCACGTTCGACGAGGTCCACGAACAGGCGCTTCGACTCCGTGTGCGAGGAGCGACGCCGACCCGTCCCCTCGTTCCCCTCGTGTTCCGGCGGGTTCCAGAACAGCCAGTGACGCGGCCCGGTCGCGGAGGTGTCCGTCTCCACCGAGACGAACGACTCGGCGGGCTGGGCGGTGACCGTCGCGGCGTGTTCGACCGGATTCCGGATCGTGGCCGAGCAGCAGACGTACTCGGGGGCGGCCCCGAACCGCTCGGCGACGCGGCCGAGGCGACGCAGCACGAGCGAGACGTGCGACCCGAACACGCCGCGGTAGGCGTGGACCTCGTCGACCACCACGGTCGAGAGCCGCTCGAAGAACCAGTCCCAGAGCCGGTGGGCGTGGGGCAGGATGCCGTAGTGCAGCATGTCCGG includes the following:
- a CDS encoding APC family permease, which gives rise to MGATQETAAGEGTNRAGESPEVESQPTTVTEETSVTEEGTELERSIGLVGGLSIGVGTMIGAGIFVFPGLAAGRAGPAAAGSFAIGAVVALLVALPTSELATAMPKSGGGYYFVSRALGALPGAVVGLSIWLGLVFATAFYLVGFGNYAAAVLAEAGVSVGASGVVVPLALVSAVLLTALNLVGTENAARLQNYVVGLLLTILVFFLGYGGLDALGVFGRTRVPEQFLPFGPMPMFTTAALVFTSYLGFAQVATVAGDIKQPGRNLPLAMVGSVLLVGVLYVSTIFVATSAFAASTLSGFGETAIVEVARAFGGGSGAIAILVAGLLATLSSANASVLATSRALFAVSKDAVVPRRASRMNLRYGTPHVALVLGAGPVLVLVSLNRVEVLAEVASFLHLVMYGLMCVALIVMRRDEPEWYDPAFRVPAYPVVAGLGAVASFGLLAFMQLTSQVVGVVVMLAAAGWYRYYANDVSLKGVI
- a CDS encoding universal stress protein, which encodes MANGPEGDLSIREPPKVLVPVRVLEGQTLPASLVEFLAPADVVVLGYHVLPEQTPTEQASMQYEERAQSAVEDIVTEFREAGREPETRVVFTHDRDQTVDRVAAEVDATAVLLPNPTGEITDVLVALRGVVDTGRLADLVATLLHGGEGRVTLWGLDTGGSFEADAAVEHARDTLERRGLGADRITGETTQTEQPVVDIVGRSAAFDVVVMGEGGEGLLSVLLGEDAERVAEGAVAPVLVVRPRPDPTAE
- a CDS encoding DEAD/DEAH box helicase; amino-acid sequence: MDETVEWLRDRPYFDDQLQTHEIVAGRAAAFGDEIPLESRLASALADRGIDRLYAHQHRAVEAVRAGRNVVLSTPTASGKSLAYTVPAFERAMGATAHDPAAAERADDGSTLGTALYVAPQVALVNDQEETLSGLADALGFGSGVQVAQYTGRQSRSEKAAIRERQPTVLLVTPDMLHYGILPHAHRLWDWFFERLSTVVVDEVHAYRGVFGSHVSLVLRRLGRVAERFGAAPEYVCCSATIRNPVEHAATVTAQPAESFVSVETDTSATGPRHWLFWNPPEHEGNEGTGRRRSSHTESKRLFVDLVERGYQTVVFCRSRQTAERYATDSADELRKRGAHEAARGVGAYQAALTDERRAEIEAGLKSGETRGVWSTNALELGVDIGGLDCVILDGYPGTRMSAFQQAGRAGRGTDPALVVLVGGEDQLDQYFMRHPDAFFEGDPERAVTNPENDQLAPGHVRSAASENWLSTDDERWFGESFPDLVSHLESTGDLQRRSTADGTRWTTDGAPQQDVHLRTIDDRSIRLLDTRRDEVVAELPFEDALRDAHRGAVYHHQGRKYEVRDLNLDQRVAELEPTWADYYTRTLHDKTITVERDLTGKRLATRDDVPVRFAEVTMRKQITGFERKDARTGQTIGEEELDVPETSLRTRGLYFTVPADVESAMRESAHDDGERDSVAASGDFDGGIHAAEHGMIAMFPTTVLCDRRDVGGLSTPMHPHTGVPTIFIYDGYPGGVGLARSGYEDVEALMETTREMIRECPCESGCPACVQSPHCGNANDPLDERLAVQLLDGLLD